One genomic segment of Gemmatimonadota bacterium includes these proteins:
- a CDS encoding acyl carrier protein, which translates to MGRFSRLPFAYFLYEFYKSSFDLETANSYTMQAIPINRLIHPQLERKTSMASTAVRIRKLIQDNLEVDGQPIALPDDLNISLTEAGVSSVDILAFAKLVAEEFNMEFSPQDCVDVKTVQELVSRLDAAA; encoded by the coding sequence TTGGGGCGATTCTCCCGGTTGCCGTTTGCGTATTTTCTATACGAATTCTATAAAAGTTCGTTTGATTTAGAAACGGCAAACAGTTATACTATGCAAGCAATCCCAATAAACCGTTTGATACACCCCCAATTGGAAAGGAAGACATCCATGGCTTCGACCGCTGTTCGTATAAGGAAGCTCATCCAGGACAACCTGGAAGTCGACGGACAACCCATCGCACTGCCGGACGATCTCAACATCAGCCTTACTGAGGCCGGCGTTTCCTCCGTGGACATTCTTGCGTTCGCAAAGCTTGTCGCCGAGGAATTCAACATGGAATTCTCCCCTCAGGATTGCGTTGACGTCAAGACGGTGCAGGAACTCGTCAGCCGCCTGGACGCCGCCGCCTGA